The following are encoded in a window of Chryseobacterium sp. genomic DNA:
- the dnaA gene encoding chromosomal replication initiator protein DnaA: MNENLVLIWEKCLQFMRDNLNAAEDSSNLKKLENSFDLLFDKVQPVSLVDNNLTLMVPSDFYKEYIEDNYLSLLSAALKKYIGKGVKLWYQVMENRPAGKEKPITVNVKGKSTPAPKPQETMPQHFSSDKIVNPFVVPGIQKINIDSNLKADFSFDSYVEGESNKFASTVAKSIAKRPGATAFNPLFLHGGYGVGKTHLGHAIGLEVKNSLPDKVVLYLSSEKFIQQFVSAAKAHKQTEFANFYQMVDVLIIDDIQFLSGKSATQDSFFHIFDYLHQNGKQIVLTSDRAPVDIMDIQERIVSRFKWGLTAEIKAPDFDTRRKIIIDKLSRDGIELSDDMLDFLANEVKSSVRDLIGVINSVIAYSTIYKSDLTLELLKETISKISSTKKKVINIPYIQEVVCEYFGIERDQLLSKTRKREIALPRQLAMYFAKEYTNATFTKIGEEMGGKDHSTVMYACDTIKDVSKIDKEIKKYVKELTEKLKH, encoded by the coding sequence AAAAAGCTCGAGAATTCTTTCGATTTACTTTTTGATAAGGTTCAGCCGGTTTCCCTGGTTGATAACAATCTTACATTGATGGTTCCGAGCGATTTCTACAAGGAATATATTGAGGACAATTACCTGTCCCTTCTTTCGGCTGCTCTCAAAAAGTACATCGGGAAAGGCGTAAAACTGTGGTACCAGGTAATGGAAAACAGGCCTGCCGGAAAGGAAAAGCCAATTACGGTAAATGTAAAAGGCAAATCCACGCCGGCACCAAAGCCGCAGGAAACAATGCCTCAGCATTTTTCATCGGACAAAATTGTTAATCCTTTTGTGGTGCCCGGCATCCAGAAGATTAATATCGACTCCAACTTAAAGGCCGACTTTTCTTTTGACAGTTATGTGGAAGGTGAAAGCAATAAATTTGCCTCCACCGTGGCAAAATCAATTGCCAAAAGACCGGGTGCAACCGCTTTTAACCCACTTTTTCTGCACGGAGGTTATGGTGTGGGAAAAACCCACCTTGGCCATGCCATCGGTCTCGAAGTGAAAAATTCACTGCCGGACAAAGTGGTTCTCTACCTTTCGTCCGAGAAATTTATACAGCAGTTCGTTTCTGCCGCCAAAGCGCACAAACAGACGGAGTTCGCCAATTTTTACCAGATGGTGGATGTCCTGATTATTGATGATATCCAGTTTCTGTCGGGGAAATCGGCTACACAGGACAGTTTCTTCCACATCTTCGACTATCTCCATCAAAACGGTAAACAGATCGTACTGACTTCTGACCGCGCACCTGTGGATATTATGGATATCCAGGAACGTATTGTTTCCCGTTTTAAATGGGGTCTTACCGCCGAGATTAAAGCGCCGGATTTTGACACGCGCAGAAAGATCATCATCGACAAACTGAGCCGCGACGGTATTGAACTGTCTGATGATATGCTGGATTTCCTGGCCAATGAAGTGAAGAGCAGCGTGCGGGACCTGATTGGTGTGATAAACTCTGTAATCGCTTACTCCACCATTTATAAATCGGATCTCACCCTGGAACTGCTGAAGGAAACCATCAGCAAGATTTCATCCACCAAGAAGAAAGTCATCAATATTCCTTATATTCAGGAGGTGGTTTGCGAATATTTCGGCATAGAGCGCGATCAGCTTCTCTCCAAAACAAGAAAGCGTGAGATTGCCTTACCCAGACAGCTTGCCATGTATTTTGCCAAGGAATATACCAATGCCACATTCACCAAAATTGGTGAGGAAATGGGTGGTAAAGACCATTCCACAGTAATGTATGCCTGCGATACGATTAAGGATGTATCGAAGATTGACAAAGAAATTAAGAAATATGTAAAGGAGCTTACGGAAAAATTAAAGCATTAA
- a CDS encoding low molecular weight protein-tyrosine-phosphatase, translating to MKILVVCLGNICRSPLAEGILASKLPEHFVVDSAGTISLHEGEQPDKRAVAVAHKYGIDISAQKSRPITPHDFQIYDYIFCMDRTVLHDVIELTDSEEERNKVSLFLEAAGMDVNNCEVKDPYWSDAEGFRETFELLNQASEAICNKLTSKAK from the coding sequence ATGAAAATTCTAGTCGTATGTTTGGGAAACATCTGCCGCAGTCCTTTGGCTGAGGGAATCCTGGCGTCTAAACTGCCGGAACATTTTGTGGTCGATTCAGCTGGAACAATTTCGCTGCATGAAGGTGAACAGCCGGACAAGCGTGCGGTCGCTGTCGCTCATAAATATGGAATTGATATCTCCGCACAAAAGTCAAGACCCATTACGCCGCACGATTTTCAGATCTATGATTACATTTTCTGCATGGACAGGACCGTACTTCACGACGTAATTGAACTCACAGACAGTGAGGAAGAGAGAAACAAAGTATCACTTTTTCTTGAAGCTGCCGGTATGGATGTAAATAATTGTGAAGTTAAGGATCCTTACTGGAGTGATGCTGAGGGCTTCCGCGAAACTTTTGAACTCTTGAACCAGGCTTCCGAAGCGATCTGTAATAAACTTACCTCTAAAGCAAAGTAA
- a CDS encoding SAM-dependent methyltransferase, whose product MLFLIPAYLSENSPSSYFAPAVEEYIMKTDFFFVENEKTARKVIKFFAPGKKQADLKLYLLDKYSESSDLKEAQDLIRKGQDFGLLSEAGLPCIADPGNLMVKWCHENKIQVIPVNGPSSIILALITSGFNGQEFTFHGYLPIDRSEKKSKILWLESQVQKTGYSQIFMETPYRNNALFEDLCKFLAPNTKLCVAANINDPENEFIRTLSIKEWQKNKPELHKLPAVFVLGK is encoded by the coding sequence ATGCTCTTTCTAATACCTGCGTACCTTTCCGAGAATTCGCCTTCATCCTATTTTGCGCCTGCAGTTGAGGAGTACATCATGAAAACGGACTTCTTTTTTGTTGAAAATGAAAAGACCGCGCGTAAAGTCATCAAATTTTTTGCACCTGGGAAAAAGCAGGCTGACCTGAAACTATATCTTCTGGATAAATATTCTGAAAGTTCCGACCTGAAGGAGGCACAGGACCTTATACGGAAAGGTCAGGACTTTGGTTTACTGTCCGAAGCCGGACTTCCCTGTATTGCGGATCCCGGAAACCTTATGGTGAAATGGTGCCATGAAAACAAAATTCAGGTCATCCCTGTAAACGGACCTTCTTCAATTATTCTCGCGCTTATAACCAGTGGCTTCAACGGTCAGGAATTCACCTTCCATGGTTACCTTCCCATAGACCGGTCTGAAAAGAAGAGTAAAATACTCTGGCTGGAATCTCAGGTGCAGAAAACCGGTTACTCACAAATCTTCATGGAAACTCCCTACCGGAATAATGCACTCTTTGAGGATCTCTGTAAATTCCTGGCTCCAAACACTAAACTTTGTGTCGCAGCAAACATCAATGATCCTGAGAACGAGTTCATCAGGACGCTCAGCATTAAGGAGTGGCAAAAAAACAAGCCGGAACTTCATAAGCTTCCGGCCGTGTTTGTTCTTGGCAAGTAG
- a CDS encoding alanine/glycine:cation symporter family protein: MSETLSVAEFFEKVILTANDLIWSNALIILCIGTGIYFSIRTKFVQVRFMKDMISQLFTEGSSDKGVSPFQAFSIAIAGRVGTGNIAGVATAIAMGGPGAVFWMWAIAFLGSSTAFIEATLGQIYKVEKNGNYRGGPAYYIERGMGKKWYAALFAVCTIVACALFLPGVQSNSIAQSMNSAFDFDPLWVGLGVVLFLVLIIIGDVKRIGKFSELAVPFMAGAYILMALVIIGLNIEQLPAMIKLILSSAFGAEATFGGILGSAIAWGVKRGIYSNEAGQGTAPHAAAAAATTHPAKQGILQAFSVYIDTLFVCTATALMILFTGMYNVSDGNGGFLQHNLPGVEEGALFTQAAISAHFPALGHGFVALALLFFAFTTILAYYFIAESNLYYLREKKMHPAVLWTLRILFLTSVVFGSVTTGGNAWALGDIGVGLMAWLNLIAVLILQKKALITLKDYEQQKKEGRDPVFEPEKLGIKNTSEW, translated from the coding sequence ATGAGTGAAACACTGTCTGTGGCTGAATTTTTTGAAAAAGTTATTCTAACAGCTAATGACCTTATATGGTCCAATGCCTTAATTATCCTGTGCATTGGTACAGGCATCTACTTCAGCATCCGAACCAAATTTGTACAGGTCAGGTTTATGAAGGACATGATTTCACAGTTGTTTACCGAAGGTTCAAGTGATAAAGGTGTTTCGCCGTTTCAGGCGTTTTCCATTGCCATTGCCGGCAGGGTTGGTACAGGGAATATAGCCGGCGTAGCTACAGCCATTGCAATGGGTGGGCCGGGTGCGGTTTTCTGGATGTGGGCCATTGCTTTCCTTGGAAGTTCCACAGCCTTTATAGAGGCAACCCTGGGGCAGATTTATAAAGTTGAAAAAAACGGGAATTACCGGGGTGGCCCGGCGTATTATATTGAGAGGGGTATGGGTAAAAAGTGGTACGCCGCACTCTTTGCAGTCTGCACAATTGTGGCCTGCGCGCTGTTCCTGCCGGGTGTGCAGTCCAACAGCATTGCGCAGAGTATGAACAGCGCATTTGACTTTGACCCGCTTTGGGTGGGGCTTGGTGTTGTACTTTTCCTTGTACTCATTATTATAGGAGATGTAAAACGCATAGGCAAATTTTCAGAATTAGCAGTTCCTTTCATGGCTGGAGCCTATATTCTTATGGCTTTGGTGATCATCGGGCTTAATATTGAACAGTTACCTGCCATGATTAAACTGATCCTTTCATCAGCTTTTGGTGCCGAAGCAACTTTCGGCGGAATCCTGGGCTCGGCAATCGCCTGGGGCGTAAAAAGGGGGATTTACTCTAATGAAGCCGGCCAGGGGACCGCTCCCCATGCCGCCGCTGCCGCCGCAACAACCCACCCGGCAAAACAGGGAATACTGCAGGCTTTCTCGGTGTATATTGATACATTGTTTGTGTGCACAGCTACAGCCCTAATGATTCTTTTCACCGGAATGTATAATGTAAGTGACGGCAACGGTGGGTTCCTTCAACATAACCTGCCGGGAGTGGAAGAGGGAGCACTTTTTACACAGGCGGCCATCTCGGCTCATTTTCCGGCCTTAGGCCATGGATTTGTAGCCTTAGCGCTTCTATTTTTCGCTTTCACCACCATTCTTGCCTATTATTTTATTGCTGAATCCAATCTCTATTATCTGAGAGAGAAAAAAATGCATCCTGCGGTTCTTTGGACACTGCGAATCCTGTTCCTTACCAGTGTGGTTTTCGGTTCTGTTACTACCGGTGGCAATGCATGGGCACTGGGAGACATTGGCGTTGGTTTGATGGCCTGGCTTAACCTGATCGCAGTACTTATACTTCAGAAAAAAGCACTGATTACACTCAAAGATTACGAACAGCAGAAGAAGGAGGGCCGGGACCCTGTCTTTGAACCCGAAAAGCTGGGAATTAAAAATACTTCCGAGTGGTAA
- the metG gene encoding methionine--tRNA ligase produces MSDKKLITAALPYANGPVHIGHLAGVYIPADVYARFQRRLGKDVAFICGSDEHGIPITIRAKKEGVTPQDIVNQYHELIKKSFSDLGISFNEYSRTTSRRHREVSQDFFKTLYDKNKFTEEVSEQYYDEQAGEFLADRYIVGTCPKCSNDGAYGDQCEKCGATLSPSELLNPKSMLSGNVPVLKETKNWYLPLNEYEDFLNEWIIEGHKDDWKPNVYGQVKSWLTDGLKPRAMTRDLNWGVPVPLPDADGKVLYVWFDAPIGYITFTQEWAEKNGRDWKEFWQNENSDLIHFIGKDNIVFHCIIFPAMMKAHGNYIMPANVPAFEFLNLENEKISTSRNWAVWAHEYVQEFPGQQDVLRYALLSSAPETKDNNFTWKDFQTKNNSELVGIFGNFINRVAVLIHKYYNGFIPEGTLGETEQAEIKKAGSEIEMYLEKFEFRNSLSALMNLARYGNQFLQIEEPWKTIKENPQKAANSLFNAAQIAVALAQFSEPFMPFTSEKLLRMFNCNQLNWQDLKDRELMIETGHEINEAALLFSKIEDETVDFQIHKLEQTKASNKKTNPKANPMKEEIQFEDFTKIDLRTATILTAEKVEKADKLLKFTVDTGVDVRTVVSGVAESFTPEECVGKQVMILLNLAPRKIRGIESQGMLLLATKPDGKLTFVTPENQVENGVEVS; encoded by the coding sequence ATGTCAGATAAAAAGTTAATCACGGCCGCACTGCCATACGCTAACGGCCCCGTACATATTGGCCACCTGGCTGGTGTTTATATTCCTGCAGATGTATACGCGAGATTCCAGCGAAGGTTGGGAAAAGACGTCGCATTTATCTGCGGATCCGATGAACACGGTATTCCTATTACCATACGTGCTAAAAAGGAAGGCGTAACTCCTCAGGATATCGTGAACCAATATCATGAGTTGATTAAAAAATCCTTTTCTGACCTGGGAATTTCCTTTAACGAATATTCAAGAACCACTTCCAGGAGACACCGTGAGGTAAGTCAGGACTTTTTTAAGACACTTTATGATAAAAACAAGTTTACGGAAGAGGTATCCGAACAGTATTATGATGAGCAGGCCGGTGAGTTTCTGGCTGACAGGTATATTGTAGGCACCTGTCCAAAATGTTCTAACGATGGTGCCTATGGTGACCAGTGCGAAAAATGCGGCGCCACGCTTTCACCCTCAGAACTCCTGAATCCGAAATCGATGCTTAGCGGTAATGTGCCCGTGCTGAAAGAGACAAAAAACTGGTATCTGCCACTTAATGAATATGAAGATTTCCTGAATGAATGGATTATTGAAGGTCATAAAGATGACTGGAAACCAAATGTATACGGACAGGTGAAATCGTGGCTTACAGACGGTCTGAAGCCACGCGCCATGACGCGCGATCTGAACTGGGGAGTGCCTGTGCCGCTGCCAGATGCCGACGGGAAAGTCCTTTATGTTTGGTTCGATGCTCCAATTGGCTATATAACATTTACCCAGGAATGGGCTGAGAAAAACGGCAGGGACTGGAAAGAGTTCTGGCAAAATGAAAATTCCGATCTGATTCATTTTATCGGCAAGGACAATATTGTATTTCACTGTATTATTTTCCCGGCAATGATGAAGGCGCACGGCAATTACATTATGCCTGCCAATGTTCCCGCTTTTGAATTTCTGAACCTGGAAAACGAAAAAATATCAACCTCGCGCAACTGGGCAGTCTGGGCACACGAATATGTGCAGGAATTCCCTGGCCAGCAGGATGTACTGAGATACGCTTTATTGTCTTCAGCACCCGAAACCAAAGACAATAATTTTACATGGAAAGACTTCCAGACCAAGAACAATTCTGAACTGGTAGGGATTTTTGGAAATTTCATTAACAGAGTCGCGGTCCTGATCCACAAATACTATAACGGCTTTATTCCTGAAGGTACTTTAGGCGAAACGGAGCAGGCAGAAATAAAAAAAGCGGGTAGTGAGATTGAGATGTATCTGGAAAAATTTGAGTTCCGCAATTCACTTTCGGCACTTATGAATCTGGCGCGCTACGGCAACCAGTTCCTGCAGATAGAGGAACCCTGGAAAACAATAAAAGAAAACCCGCAAAAGGCTGCCAATTCACTCTTTAATGCAGCACAAATCGCAGTTGCCTTGGCTCAGTTTTCTGAACCGTTTATGCCTTTCACTTCCGAAAAGCTATTGAGAATGTTCAATTGTAATCAGCTGAACTGGCAAGACCTTAAAGACCGTGAGCTGATGATAGAAACCGGTCACGAGATTAATGAGGCCGCACTTTTATTTTCAAAAATAGAAGATGAGACGGTGGACTTCCAAATCCACAAACTGGAACAGACCAAAGCGTCAAATAAAAAAACAAATCCTAAAGCCAATCCCATGAAAGAAGAAATACAGTTTGAAGATTTTACGAAAATCGATTTAAGAACTGCAACCATCCTTACTGCCGAGAAAGTGGAAAAAGCGGACAAACTTCTCAAATTTACCGTAGATACAGGTGTTGATGTGCGCACGGTTGTATCAGGTGTTGCTGAAAGTTTCACACCTGAGGAATGTGTAGGAAAGCAGGTAATGATATTACTGAATTTGGCGCCAAGAAAAATCCGTGGTATCGAATCACAGGGTATGCTGCTGCTGGCCACCAAACCGGATGGTAAACTGACCTTCGTGACTCCGGAAAACCAGGTTGAAAATGGCGTAGAGGTTTCCTAA
- a CDS encoding nuclear transport factor 2 family protein has protein sequence MKKIKLITVLFVIIGLFTSVNGQNKGFYENVQKKNVNKVLDDLNAFAAQADFKSYFDLFAEESTFIGTDAAEVWDKKQFMAYSKPYFDKGKAWNFRSVKRNIYFSKDGMLAWFDEILDTQMKICRGSGVLERVGNKWKIKQYVLSVTVPNDVVDDVVKIKAPLEDSYLNQLK, from the coding sequence ATGAAAAAAATCAAGCTGATTACGGTACTCTTTGTGATAATTGGACTCTTTACTTCAGTAAACGGCCAGAATAAAGGCTTCTACGAAAATGTCCAGAAAAAAAACGTTAATAAAGTTCTGGACGACCTTAATGCCTTTGCTGCTCAGGCAGATTTCAAAAGCTATTTTGACCTTTTTGCGGAAGAGTCCACATTTATAGGAACAGATGCTGCGGAAGTTTGGGATAAGAAGCAGTTTATGGCGTATTCCAAACCTTATTTTGATAAAGGCAAAGCCTGGAATTTCAGGTCAGTGAAAAGAAATATTTATTTCAGCAAAGACGGCATGCTGGCCTGGTTTGATGAGATTCTGGATACACAGATGAAAATCTGCCGTGGTTCCGGAGTGCTTGAAAGGGTGGGAAACAAATGGAAAATTAAGCAGTATGTGCTTTCTGTGACGGTGCCCAATGATGTGGTGGACGATGTTGTAAAAATAAAGGCTCCACTGGAGGACAGTTATCTTAATCAACTTAAATAA
- a CDS encoding pirin family protein encodes MKTVYHKANTRGFADHGWLKSYHSFSFANYYNPERMNFGALRVLNDDQVASGMGFGAHPHSNMEIISIPLEGDLEHKDSMGTTAVIRKGEIQVMSAGTGVQHSEYNRSRDELVKFLQIWVIPNKMNVQPRYDQISISENAEINAFQQILSPDPEDDGVWIHQDAWFHLANFEKGCSREYRLKKAGNGVYIFVLKGSAKIGDQVLETRDGFGIWQTDAFQLETLEDSEILLMEVPMVI; translated from the coding sequence ATGAAAACAGTATATCACAAAGCAAATACAAGAGGTTTTGCAGACCATGGTTGGCTAAAATCCTATCACAGTTTCAGCTTTGCCAATTATTACAATCCCGAAAGAATGAACTTTGGCGCGCTGCGCGTTCTCAATGATGATCAGGTAGCCTCCGGCATGGGTTTCGGCGCGCACCCGCACAGCAATATGGAAATCATTTCCATTCCGCTGGAAGGTGATCTGGAACATAAAGATTCAATGGGAACCACGGCCGTTATTCGCAAAGGCGAAATTCAGGTAATGAGTGCCGGAACGGGTGTGCAGCACAGCGAATACAACAGGAGCAGGGATGAACTTGTGAAATTTCTCCAGATCTGGGTCATTCCAAACAAAATGAATGTACAGCCGCGGTATGACCAGATCAGTATCAGTGAAAATGCGGAAATAAATGCGTTCCAACAGATCCTTTCGCCTGATCCCGAGGATGATGGGGTCTGGATTCATCAGGATGCCTGGTTTCATCTTGCCAATTTTGAAAAAGGCTGCAGCCGGGAATACCGTCTGAAAAAAGCAGGTAACGGCGTGTATATCTTTGTTCTGAAAGGTTCCGCAAAGATCGGGGATCAGGTTTTGGAAACCCGGGACGGTTTCGGAATCTGGCAAACAGACGCTTTCCAACTGGAAACCCTTGAAGATTCAGAAATTTTACTGATGGAAGTCCCAATGGTTATCTGA
- a CDS encoding NADPH-dependent FMN reductase, with translation MKILAFAGSNSEVSINKKLISYVTLFFNEDDVEILDLNDFEMPIYKHDRELQNGIPQLAKDFAAKIDSSELIIMSLAEHNSAYSTAFKNVFDWISRIKDRKHFGDKPIFLMATAPGNGGGKNVIEVFLKRAPFSGANVIETFSLPNFRDRFEEGLGITDAEKLTELKSKIETVKQFFTN, from the coding sequence ATGAAAATACTGGCTTTCGCAGGAAGCAATTCCGAAGTATCTATCAATAAAAAACTGATTTCTTATGTCACTTTATTTTTCAATGAAGATGATGTAGAAATCCTCGACCTTAATGATTTCGAGATGCCCATTTACAAACATGACCGGGAACTGCAAAATGGCATTCCTCAGTTAGCAAAAGATTTTGCAGCTAAAATAGACAGCTCCGAGCTTATCATTATGTCGCTTGCTGAACATAATTCGGCTTATTCAACAGCTTTTAAGAATGTCTTCGACTGGATTTCGCGCATTAAAGACCGTAAGCATTTTGGAGACAAACCAATATTCCTGATGGCAACTGCGCCCGGAAACGGTGGCGGCAAGAATGTAATTGAAGTATTTTTGAAACGCGCGCCATTCAGCGGTGCCAACGTAATTGAAACCTTCTCTTTACCCAATTTCAGGGACAGATTCGAAGAAGGACTTGGAATTACTGATGCGGAAAAACTGACTGAACTGAAATCAAAGATTGAGACAGTAAAGCAGTTTTTTACCAATTAA
- a CDS encoding DUF808 family protein, with amino-acid sequence MASGFFAILDDIAGLMDDVAVTAKVATQKTAGILGDDLAVNAEKATGFLESREIPVLMKIMKGSFINKIIIIPAVFLLQWLYAPAITIILVFGGFYLAYEGVEKIIEFLFHRNKKGEEVIEENVADDANGDELEKSKIKSAVTTDFILSLEIVIIALASAKEGYEALKSQFNPLLVEIVSVSIVAIIATIGVYGIVALIVRMDDAGYKIIKRSGKDKGFLVTVGTFLVSALPWVIKGLAVIGTVALILVAGGIFVHNIDWIHHHFLPNANSLLRDTLAGIIGGIIALPVFHFGGKALSILKK; translated from the coding sequence ATGGCTTCAGGATTTTTTGCGATTTTAGATGATATTGCAGGGTTGATGGACGATGTAGCGGTAACGGCCAAAGTGGCTACCCAAAAGACCGCCGGAATTTTGGGCGATGACCTGGCCGTAAACGCCGAAAAAGCGACCGGCTTTCTGGAATCAAGGGAAATTCCGGTTCTGATGAAGATTATGAAAGGTTCCTTCATTAACAAGATTATCATCATTCCTGCGGTCTTTCTGCTTCAGTGGCTGTATGCGCCTGCAATTACCATTATCCTGGTTTTCGGAGGATTTTACCTGGCCTATGAAGGTGTTGAAAAGATTATTGAATTTCTTTTTCACAGGAATAAAAAAGGTGAAGAAGTTATTGAGGAAAATGTGGCGGATGATGCAAATGGGGATGAACTGGAAAAATCCAAAATCAAGTCGGCGGTAACAACGGACTTTATTCTTTCGCTGGAGATTGTAATTATTGCGCTTGCCTCTGCAAAAGAGGGATACGAAGCCCTGAAATCACAATTTAACCCATTGCTAGTTGAAATTGTTTCGGTATCTATTGTGGCCATCATCGCTACGATAGGTGTATACGGAATTGTAGCTTTAATCGTTCGCATGGACGATGCCGGATATAAAATCATCAAGAGGTCGGGAAAAGATAAAGGTTTTTTGGTAACGGTAGGAACTTTTCTGGTTAGTGCACTACCGTGGGTTATAAAAGGACTTGCGGTAATCGGTACCGTAGCCCTGATATTGGTGGCCGGAGGCATCTTTGTCCACAATATTGACTGGATCCATCATCATTTTCTTCCAAATGCCAACTCCTTACTCCGGGATACACTGGCAGGTATAATAGGCGGAATCATTGCCCTGCCCGTGTTTCATTTCGGAGGGAAAGCACTCTCCATACTCAAGAAATAA
- the purM gene encoding phosphoribosylformylglycinamidine cyclo-ligase translates to MSNTYKSAGVDKEEGYKTVDKIKSAVAETHNENVLNNLGSFGAFYQIAGYKNPVLVSGTDGVGTKLKVALDSKKYDSIGVDCFAMCANDILCHGAKPLFFLDYLACGKLDSEIAAEIVMGMVKACKDNECSLIGGETAEMPGMYKPGDYDVAGFCVGIVEKENIIDGSKIKSGHKIIALPSSGFHSNGFSLVRKIFTDFNEEFEGKPLYETLLVPTRLYYQPVHKLLEEVKVDGIAHITGGGIIENIPRIIPNGLSAQIDTSAIRIPSVMLELEKRGNIERTEMYGTFNMGVGMVIVIDANHSEKVLNLLDDAYEIGEITEGEEKIVLNYSGAYQL, encoded by the coding sequence ATGAGTAACACTTACAAATCCGCCGGTGTAGATAAGGAAGAAGGCTACAAAACCGTTGATAAGATAAAATCTGCCGTGGCAGAAACCCATAATGAGAATGTCCTGAACAACCTGGGAAGTTTTGGAGCATTTTACCAGATCGCCGGTTATAAAAACCCGGTTCTTGTGAGTGGAACAGATGGCGTGGGTACAAAACTTAAGGTAGCGCTCGATTCTAAGAAGTATGACTCGATTGGTGTGGACTGTTTCGCAATGTGTGCCAATGATATCCTGTGTCACGGTGCAAAACCTCTTTTCTTCCTGGACTATCTCGCGTGCGGGAAACTGGATTCTGAAATAGCTGCCGAAATCGTAATGGGCATGGTGAAGGCCTGCAAGGACAATGAATGTTCGCTGATCGGCGGCGAAACCGCCGAGATGCCCGGTATGTACAAGCCAGGCGATTACGATGTGGCTGGTTTCTGCGTGGGGATTGTGGAAAAAGAGAACATCATCGACGGTTCCAAAATAAAGTCTGGTCATAAAATAATCGCACTGCCCAGTTCTGGATTTCACAGTAACGGATTCTCATTGGTTAGAAAAATATTCACTGACTTTAACGAAGAGTTTGAAGGCAAACCGCTCTATGAAACGCTTTTGGTTCCCACCCGACTTTACTATCAGCCAGTACACAAGCTGCTGGAGGAAGTTAAGGTAGACGGTATCGCACATATTACAGGTGGCGGCATCATCGAGAATATCCCGCGCATCATTCCGAACGGATTATCTGCACAGATCGATACATCTGCAATCAGGATTCCTTCTGTTATGCTGGAGCTTGAAAAACGCGGAAATATAGAGCGTACTGAAATGTACGGTACCTTTAATATGGGTGTTGGTATGGTGATCGTTATTGATGCTAACCATTCGGAAAAAGTCCTGAACCTTCTGGATGATGCCTATGAAATAGGAGAGATTACCGAAGGTGAAGAGAAAATAGTACTCAACTACTCAGGCGCTTACCAATTATAA
- the purN gene encoding phosphoribosylglycinamide formyltransferase, with the protein MKNIVVLVSGGGTNLQRIIDCTENGGIPDAKVTLVVADRECLGLQRAEKHGIPRHLIKRGQEFSLKLAQVVPGDTDLVILAGFLSILSTEFCEKFRGKIINIHPALLPKFGGKGMWGHHVHQAVLDAGEAESGATVHFVTPGIDEGEIILQKSFEVAEDETVEGLAEKVHRIEYEIFPKAINKVLGT; encoded by the coding sequence ATGAAGAATATCGTTGTATTGGTATCCGGAGGTGGCACCAACCTTCAGCGCATCATAGACTGCACCGAAAATGGTGGGATTCCGGATGCTAAGGTTACCCTGGTGGTCGCAGACCGTGAATGTTTAGGACTGCAGCGCGCCGAAAAACATGGAATTCCTCGGCATTTGATTAAAAGAGGTCAGGAATTTTCATTAAAACTGGCTCAGGTAGTTCCCGGGGATACGGATCTGGTGATCCTTGCAGGTTTTCTGTCTATACTGAGCACAGAGTTTTGTGAAAAGTTCAGAGGAAAAATCATCAATATTCATCCCGCATTGCTGCCGAAGTTTGGCGGAAAGGGAATGTGGGGACATCATGTACATCAAGCTGTGCTTGATGCCGGAGAAGCTGAAAGCGGTGCTACGGTTCATTTTGTAACGCCGGGGATTGACGAAGGTGAAATTATCCTTCAGAAATCATTTGAAGTTGCGGAAGATGAAACTGTAGAGGGTTTAGCCGAAAAAGTACATAGGATTGAATATGAAATATTCCCCAAGGCAATAAATAAGGTTTTGGGGACGTGA